The genome window GCTCTCATGGGGAACTTCAATGTGGCTCCACAATCAGTTTTTGGTGTCAGGGCCTCAGGCCCAGGTGGAGGACCGTGGGGCTGCCCATGCAGCTAAAGGGCCCACACGCTGGGACAACATGATGGCTGGGCCCTGACTctactgtcactgtcctttccagatgaagaagctggaggaagaccttaaaaagctgaggaaggatacagccaagtggaaagaagagagcagcaAGGAGATCTCTCAGCAAATTGAGTAAGAGGACAGGAGTGGGTTTCataccctggggggctgcaagggagcccagatggtctggctgcatcctggtttgtgggcacaaggtgcccagcagccctgcaggggtaaccctgcccttgcccccatcccgctggccagggctttgcGGCAGGAGACAAGgcgtgagctgcagaagatgggagagcagcaggagaggaggaatgccatgctggagcagatgctgaatgAGACAGCCGACCAGCTGAATGAGCAGGTGAGGTCCTGGGGGAGCACTCCCACCACTCCTGGCACGGTCCTGTTGCAGCTCCATGCCACATCTTCATGCTCTGTTGTGCTTTGCTGTAATCTTATGGGAGAGCCAAATTGCCCAAATTGGCCTGGaccagtcagtggcatggaCAGTAATTAAAGCCTTGATACAAATGTCCTCTTGACATAGTGGGCTCATGGCCACTGACTGAGTCATGTGTGTTTGCCCCTGAGGAGCAAACAGACCCCCCTTGGGTCAGCACCTTATGTTCTTCCATCCcgggagcaggatcaggagctgagacagcaaATGGAAGCCAAGTTTTTGCAGATCCAAAAAGACTATGAGAAACTCAACCTTGCCTCAGGGATGCTCCAGAAGGACTCTCAACAAAAGCAGAAGGATATCACGGTAGGTGGCTGAAACCCCTTTTTGGTCAGAGCATCCCCCAAGACGACTCCATTCAGGGATCACAAGGAATCTCCTGCTGACCTCCTcacagcactgtgctggtccCAAGTGCATTCCCTTGAGGTTTTtgggcagggggagaggggTGTGCTTCTACATCCTGCAGTGTGCCACCACCTTACTGTGGTGTGAtgagttcctttctgtgctgaaagatgctgttccagtctctggagaagctgcagaaggagaaggcagatcagcaggacatgctggcagcaatggacatggtacagtctagaggggcctctgtaccagcccaggggctcccgggcagggtgacaaatgccccttgcccttgggggctggGGGCCAGAACTGGTGTGGAGAGGGAGAATTTCCTGAGTtcagggggtccctcaccctccagatggtgggaccaagctcaccaggctgacggggcaaatggggccacagcagcctgaaagggccatgctggcctgggggaagcactcctccctctcccctcacacacgctggccctgcctgtccttcctcatccctttccccaccgctctcctgctcttcccctctgctagaaggcggacaaagctgccttgggcagcaaaGTCAATTGCAGCCAATTTGAAGAgaacatggaggagctggatgagaggatggaggagttgcagagccagatttcaggccaggagcagcactggaataagatgcagcagcagaTCAGTGATGCAATGGAAGAGAAGGTGAGGGGTACCTGGTCCCCACCTTGAGGAACTGGCACCTTTGGGACTTGGCAGCCTGAGACAGCATCCCTCTGAGGATccccctccaggcttttcccgggagagctccatgtcacctcctggggcagctggctgaggctgtgcacctgttcacagctggatcgcctggagctgaagacGTTCCGCAAACACCTGGAGGActcctggaacaggaacatggaAGAGCTCGAGAATAGGCTGTCGCgtgaaaatgctgctgggtataagaagtgagtgtgatggagacactgatggctttggggacagtgatgaTCCtattccctccagctctcccacacactgcccctctggtcccctgccacggcaccaaTTCTGCTGCTAAATGAACCTCAGGGAAGCTGATGAAGCCGCTGCACCTTAtccttccaccagcagcaggttgcacacaggcaaggaagaacaaggagagggcacctgcaggacagagccttcccaaagcaaaatggggccgtgggtgcaaaggctcccagaagccaggctgggagagggcaactgctcctcccaggcagggctgtgacacgccgtgtcccagagctggatcatgccctgccctcctgccatgcacacaggggactttggtgcccgagaggggctgcaagcgctgcaggggctgcttgggatggtgacatgggtgcctgtggccttcccctggcctcagccagcaccttggggatggggagaaagaggctcaagagcccacggttcagcctgcaaacgccgtgaccctgtgccgtgagctgcccagcgcctggctgctgcccgccagctgctgcctgtgtgctgcagggctgtggccccaggagctcagccagccctcttccctcaccctcctcaggcagctgccagtgcctttcacgtgcctgtcctgtgaccgcatgctcaccgtgcaggttcctggccagtgagtagcaccagggcatgggggcagcggggctggcgtgggggagatgggtgccagcagtgaccctgctgggcacaggggtgccactgtctgctggggaggggctgatgtggggagccccctctgcagccctgcccatcagcaggggctgtgggcactcatcccaagggctacaggcagcgggatgccatggggtacaatcccatgggtttgtgggtgccgcctccaacaggaacaggttgttggtcccctgtcacacccctatgactcctgccctccccaggtcaTCCGAGACACTGCCTtatttgcagccaatgccccccagcaaggagccacagcacagccaaaggtaagggccctgaggacacatctctggctcctggggtgcagcatagccctgccacagcaaggagggctctgcacctggcctggggcagaggagcctggcggggctgggcagagctggggagcagaaggcagctgtggagggccagtGCTTGCCCCACGTCTGAGGGGTTTTGCAttccttgccctgccctgccctgtctcacccacatctctgtcccaaggttgctgaaagcacatctgatgagctgtgtctgttttcaatttgagctcaagcttggtggggagttgtgtgcttcctgtgaaaggagttcccaaaaccaagccctgcagctgggacaggccagctcctgccagctggtgtcctgtgcacagggacctgccacggccatggccagcacacctggctgtggggacagagccagcagatccagccgggtggatgggcttggggctcctgcagctggtggacaggagctggcagggacatgtccctgcaggcagcactgcccgtcccctccctggcacagcagggtggtgcccagggtgccacagggctgggcactgaggatcctctgccccatcccacaggaggcagTTGGTCAATGGCAGGGTCCCCCGTGTGCCGCAGAGCTCTGGGGACCATCAGAGCCGCTGCTCCACCATGCAGAACATCAAGGCTTCTCCATATAcaagtgcagagctgcagcgtTTCCTGGTACTCCACAACAAGGTAGGCATGATGAAGGTGGGGACACAGAATGGCGACTGAGGCTTGATGGCATTGCTGACTATCCAGCGGCAATCTGTGCCTTCAGTTCCCAGGGAGACCTGGGTTGGGAGGTTCATTGGGGGATGCTGGATTGGGCCCTGCATTGCAGCcagctgccctctcctcctcagcccagtgtgaccctgctgcagcccagtgacGGACACATCTCCAGGAGCCGTAATGACCAGCATCGTATGGCAATCAGGACAGAGGACGCATCAGGTATGGCCCCGTTAGGGCATGGGGGATAATGAACAGGGGGCTGATTATCTGCTGGGTACGGGCTGTAGAATGAATAAGGCTCTGTGTGCAGATCTGGCTAATGTGGCATGGGTATTTTGCGTCTGGGGTAAGAAGGAAGGGGCAGAATGGATTGGGAGGACTGGTACATGGGGTAACTGAGCTTGGAGCTGGAGTGAGGTGGGAAAATGGCCATGGCCAGTGTGGGACAAGTGCTTGAGTTCTGGTGGGTGGGGCCAGCACCTGTGGCAGCTCACCCTCACTtcacccccaggccctgccgCCTCACGAGAGCACCAGCCACGAACAGCTCCCCGACAGGTCTCACGGGCCCCAGGGCTCGACCAGCCTCTCCAGTCCTGCCGGAcatcaacagcccccagccACATGGACAGGACTCATCACCCAGTCCTCGACCTGGGACATCTTGTCCGAAGCGAGAAACGCCTGTAACAACAGTCATCAGAAAGATGACATTTTAGTTGTATTAAATTAGTATATAATTAGTTAAGTAGCGTTAAGTTATCTTGTtaataaaaacctttaaaattacaGGCCGGGCCTTGTCTCACCAGCCTCTCTCTTCCCCGCTCTCCCTGGTGCCCCTT of Passer domesticus isolate bPasDom1 chromosome 19, bPasDom1.hap1, whole genome shotgun sequence contains these proteins:
- the LOC135283841 gene encoding glutamine-rich protein 2-like isoform X2 produces the protein MATSLDTLSLSQMLDLAIEMPQNGSVHFAAMRKLLQAVLEHLDVQYLTSQEPWPGQLSGPSLADVAAEVKEFKKEMKEYKKHTSKVLREEIGGIKAEYSRIAENLKKFQEAQTLVVSEHLEEIEKLKAGQRHLSGELNKVQMSRNQDMTLIQDLREEVDKIKTTQLLMEGDIKKLKESLALMKKLEEDLKKLRKDTAKWKEESSKEISQQIEALRQETRRELQKMGEQQERRNAMLEQMLNETADQLNEQDQELRQQMEAKFLQIQKDYEKLNLASGMLQKDSQQKQKDITMLFQSLEKLQKEKADQQDMLAAMDMKADKAALGSKVNCSQFEENMEELDERMEELQSQISGQEQHWNKMQQQISDAMEEKLDRLELKTFRKHLEDSWNRNMEELENRLSRENAAGYKKQLPVPFTCLSCDRMLTVQVPGQSSETLPYLQPMPPSKEPQHSQR
- the LOC135283841 gene encoding glutamine-rich protein 2-like isoform X3 yields the protein MATSLDTLSLSQMLDLAIGTPQKGAIQFAAMRKLLQAVLEHLDVQYLTSQEPWPGQLSGPSLADVAAEVKEFKKEMKEYKKHTSKVLSEEIGGIKAENSRIAENLKKFQETQTLVVSEHLEEIEKLKAGQRHLSGELNKVQMSRNQDMTLIQDLREEVDKIKTTQLLMEGDIKKLKESLALMKKLEEDLKKLRKDTAKWKEESSKEISQQIEALRQETRRELQKMGEQQERRNAMLEQMLNETADQLNEQDQELRQQMEAKFLQIQKDYEKLNLASGMLQKDSQQKQKDITMLFQSLEKLQKEKADQQDMLAAMDMKADKAALGSKVNCSQFEENMEELDERMEELQSQISGQEQHWNKMQQQISDAMEEKVRGTWSPP
- the LOC135283841 gene encoding glutamine-rich protein 2-like isoform X1; its protein translation is MATSLDTLSLSQMLDLAIGTPQKGAIQFAAMRKLLQAVLEHLDVQYLTSQEPWPGQLSGPSLADVAAEVKEFKKEMKEYKKHTSKVLSEEIGGIKAENSRIAENLKKFQETQTLVVSEHLEEIEKLKAGQRHLSGELNKVQMSRNQDMTLIQDLREEVDKIKTTQLLMEGDIKKLKESLALMKKLEEDLKKLRKDTAKWKEESSKEISQQIEALRQETRRELQKMGEQQERRNAMLEQMLNETADQLNEQDQELRQQMEAKFLQIQKDYEKLNLASGMLQKDSQQKQKDITMLFQSLEKLQKEKADQQDMLAAMDMKADKAALGSKVNCSQFEENMEELDERMEELQSQISGQEQHWNKMQQQISDAMEEKLDRLELKTFRKHLEDSWNRNMEELENRLSRENAAGYKKQLPVPFTCLSCDRMLTVQVPGQSSETLPYLQPMPPSKEPQHSQR